The sequence below is a genomic window from Mugil cephalus isolate CIBA_MC_2020 chromosome 14, CIBA_Mcephalus_1.1, whole genome shotgun sequence.
ATAATCACAAAATCTATTAAATTACACCAGCAACATGCGCATCAACTTGTAGGTCGGCGCAACAGGCGCGATGAACGAGTTAACCGGAGTTAACCGGTATCCCTCGAATGCAACGTGGAGGGTCTGGCGTCAGAAGGACGTAAGAGGAATCCGGGTGAATGATGACGGCTCACCATGGTGACGACAGTTCCAGAAAGTAATAGCGGCATATTATCCAAGCTCTCGTGGGCTGTTTTTAATATAGCTCTTATCACGAGTTCTCATCCAAACAGACTGCTGTGCATATTCTCAGATATGGCCATTATAGGCTGCTAGATTGGCCAATGTGAGGGGGAAAACCCAAAGCCAGTCTACTTGTTTTAGTTAATAATTacctggtttgtttgtttatgcgtTCTATATTTGAACGTTACACAAAGGTGTATGTTGTTTACATTTAGAAATCCGAAGTGTTTAGCTTAAGCCTACTTGCATCTCTGAGCTTTGGACCTGGAATTACTCTTCAAATCTATCCAGAATGCctgaaatagttttttcttATAATTGTATAGCTCCCCCTAGTGTCCATTACGTTACCTGCAACACGTTTATCCATAAAATGTGCATTACAAACACTACAGCTACCCAGGTGCTACCAGTGATGTTCTTCATAATATGACTGCACAACAGACAGAAACTCAAGTCCGACACCAACATACAAGAAAGTTTTTATTGATGTGGTATCAATACAATCAAGTACTGTAGATTTTGTATAAGCAGACGAACATTTTCAATCAAAAGGAGTGCATTTTATACCCAAATTCTATTGCATAGAGTGCACGCAATAGCCTTGTATGACAAAACAAATCCTATACGTTGATACATTGTACATAACacacatagaaaataaaaagtccacAAATAATCCTTCACAAACAACTCTAGAATGCTAACTACATGTTGTAAATGCTCTTAACTCATCAATGCCGTTAAATACCATATAAACTGCTCTAGGCTTCGGTGGTCGGTTTTGGCATCCCTATTAAATTAtcataaatgtataaatacatcTTCATTAATTTCATGTGCAAATGGGAACGGCCGTTTGTATTTATTGaaacgaaaacaaacaaatatccCTTAAGAACCGAAGCAAGGCTTTTGTGAAtcttttgtgaatttttttttttagtatttttcattttttatttaatcataaagaaaaacagaaaacacttcagAACTATCTGTGATTGAGGCGGTACGCGGATCTTACTGACACTTGTTGAATGATTTGCACGCGGGGCAATCTCAGCAAGCAAGTGACATTGTCTATGAAAACATAAGTACAGAGAGTAATAGCCACATGTTGTTCTCATCACCGTTTCATATGtcaaaaaaggaaaggaaaaaagtgataaaaaaaaaaaaggcaacatacagtacataacGAGCCCCGGACTGCCTTGTAGACTCACATAACAACAATGATACATAGCAGTTGTAGGTGTGTTTGTATTATGAGACCATAGGGAAAGATTAAGTGCATTAGATAGATGTAAAATACTGATTAGGCCTAATCCTCGCACTGCTATTCCAGAGCAACTTGAAGAATTGCTGTCTATGTGGCACCGTAGATGGTTTAAAGAAACTGCAGTAAGTCAAACAGTATACATTCAATCTAATTGCTCAATATTTGGCACAatcctcctcctgcacattGACATTCCTCCATCAGGGTGTAAGGTAGTCATAATTCAGTGTAACAATTGTTTGGGCGGCATAAGTCAGACTGGAATCCCGTCTGACCTGAGACACGTATAAAAGGCACACAAACAGTGATATAAGCACCAACCTTTCTCAACAGTTTTGCCCAGACCTCTTTATCTTTCGCCTTCCTGAACTGCAACCATTGAATTTTGCACACTTcatagtttgtcttttttgattTGGTAGGATTATTGCACGCCGTTATTTCCATTCACCGGACCAATATGCAGAATGGCCTGTTTCACTTTTCCCATGCCACATTCGTCACCTATTCAATCGCTCGCTCCCTTACTTTGCATCATTAGTAAAGTTAAAACCTCTTGTGAGATTCTCTTAAAACCCAAAGGAGGACAAATCATTCTGAATTCTCGTGGCACGCTGATGGGACGGTGAGCTCTTCCTACAAAGGTTTTGTAACTTCATTCAAGTTTAATATTATCTCTGCTGAAGTGTTCATGACCTGAATGCCAAGGGGACAATGtgacacaactacacacacacacacacacacacacaatgtacacacacataatgacagGGAACTACACCTACTAGAACACACAagcccacacacatacagagtgTATCTTTAATGCTTCATCCAACAGAAACGAGTAAATACACAGATCTCACCTCTGACCTACCACCTCTCCCAGAAATCTGGCAGAGGTTTGTTAAATATTACACAACCTGTATTTCACAACCTGTGGGCCTCAGTCGGTCCCTTTACTCATTTACGGAGTAAATGCAAATCGATTTCCATTTCCAGCCGTATAGTTTGAAATTATCCGGTTGCGAAATATCCTGTCGTCGTAGCAATGGATGCTCTCATGAACCTCACAATAATTCGGCCATTTGTCTGGTGACAATGCTTGGCAAATGAACATTAACAACTACAAATGAGTCAAAATGACTTTCATTTGCCCTGCAACAATCACAAGGCACGCAGGAAATGGCGCTGAAGGACGGAATGGGCGCATTTCTATCTGTAATCCACCTGTTTTCTAAGAAGAATTGAGTTTTCGACCTATTAATAGTTTTTGAAATGTACGGTTGGTGAGAATGGGACTTTTCTAAGTGTAGCAGTGCAGGATTGCTCCCCTTGGAATATGGTTATGATTTATTAATAGGTAGTATACCATGAGAAATCAGTCACGTCACGGTCAGAGCATGTGAAGACAATGCCTGCGACATGGTAACAGAAGCTGCAGtgcaaatgagagaaaaaaaaaatctgatcgaTAAAAGGAAACAGGTCATCGATCCAGATATACATGTGTCCATTTGCAAGATGATTTCGGTATCTGTTCTATGGCATGTAAACATTGACTGTATGCATAcatatcattttaattaatattgtcCTGAAGGTTCAAAAAAAAGGCATGGTAATGTTGATCCTCTTTAAAAGGGCAATTCATATGTGAACATTCTAATACTGTGAGGCCATTTTGGATTGGTCGGATTGCAAGTtcagtaaattaaaagaaagatgaagacCCATCTTTTGAAAAAACCGGCTACTAAATATggaaagaaacataaaaaacaggGCCCAACACATGCTTTTGCAAGTAATTGACAAAATATTTATCTtgatctaaaacaaacaaacaaaagaaaagaaaaaaaaaacgatttaatCCTGTTAAGTTAGTTTCAACATAGTGTTTAGAGTACCAAATGCCTTGTTTTGGAATTGTATGAATACATCTTCTGTTCTGTATTGTTGCTCTTTATGTCAGTATTTCCATTCATGGTTTAAATAATGCACAAGGGGTCGGACCGTGGCTGCAGCCAGGGAGCTGATCACCCTCCGGCCCCCAGGGGTTTGGTGATGTTGTCCTTATGTCAGAGCTTGTGGGCAGGATGTGCAGTCACACGGGAAGGTCTGTTACTAGCACATTACAAAGTAAGGCACTTAATAGTCTGAAtccatgaaaacaacaacaacaatgatgaCGAGGaccaaataataacaataaaattatgacaaaataataattaaaatattataagCTAAAAAACACCAACATAAAATACAacccaaaacacacatttgaagGACACTGAAATAAAGAACACAGTATTATATTCCTTCCCCtgtcttttttaaaactttCCATATTTCATTCACAAAGTTTGTCGTTTTCATTCACTGGTGTTGCTGCGGGCGAGACAGATAAAGATGATGGCAATACTATTGAGAATTTCATGGGTGTTTGTTACTATTATGGCTGCAGGTATTTTAGGTTTAGGGCTGCTCTGAGGTGCCAATACAGGAACATGTTTTAAGGAAAGGACAGGGTTATGTGGGACAAAGCAGGAATCCTGAGAAGGAGGAGTGGATGTACTCGGTAGAATAGAGGCCGTTCGCCTGATCTGAGGGCATCTGGACCCACACCTGATCaccctccttcagctccaggACAGCACTGCCAGAAGCCTGGTCCATGTAGCCTTTCTTGTACTCATCATAGGTGTAAGTGGCTGGCACATTGTTCTTGTACAATGCCACCCACAGGCTAGTTCCCTTTACATGCATGTGGTACGCAAAGTAGTAGACACCAGATAAAGGAGCCGTGAACATGCCAGTAGAAGAGCTGTATGCATTTTGCCCGTTGTAAAGGGTCCTGTCAAACTTGATTGGCATTCCAGAGGGAGGGAACGGTGTGGTGAGAATTGCTGTGAAGGCTGGTGCTACTGAGGCAGAGAGTGGAACTTGGCTGTATGCAGGCCCCTTTCTGTCCCTTGGTACTTCACCCCCTTCCAACTCTGTAGCTGTTGGCCCTGCAACAACTGTTTGGCCATTTCCTGGAGGTCCAGGGGGTCCTGGAGGGCCAGGTGGGCCAGGATTACCATTAAGCCCGCTTGGGCCGGGTTTCCCTGGAGGACCTTGGGGACCTATAGCTCCCTTTTCGCCAAACTTACCCATCCCTGGAGGCCCTGGAAGTCCAGATTCACCCTTTGGGCCAGGAACACCCTGTGGGCCCATGGGACCCATAGGCCCCTGAAGACCAGGAATACCTGACTGGCCCCTGGGACCAGGAGTCCCCATAAACCCAGGCTCCCCTTTAGGCCCTTGAGATCCTGTCAGCCCTGGATTCCCAGGAAGGCCAATATGCCCAGCCTCACCTTTGGGTCCAGGTTTTCCAATGGGACCATTAAGCCCAGGGATACCCTTTTCCCCCGGGATACCAGGTTTTCCAGAGAGTCCACTGGGGCCTTGGTCACCCCTAAGACCGGGCAGACCTGGAGGGCCTTGTGGCCCAAGCTCTCCCTTCTGTCCAGGCATTCCATGTTTTCCTGGGAGTCCCATTGGTCCTTGAACTCCCGGTGCACCTGGCAGTCCATCAAGCCCTGGCTCACCAAGAAGACCTGCTGGTCCTTGCTCTCCTTTGTCCCCTGGAAGACCTGGAGCCCCACCATAACCCTTTTCTCCCTTTGGACCACTCAAACCAGGTTTTCCGTAGCCAGGAACCCCAGGCATTCCAGATGCTCCCTTGGGCCCTGGCTCACCTTTCGGACCTAGCGGACCTGGTGCTCCAGGAAGTCCATCTATCCCAGGCTTCCCTAACCCAGCTGGCCCTGGCAGGCCCTGTGAACCTGGAGCCCCAGGCTGTCCGGGTTCTCCTAGATCCCCTGGGAGTCCTTGATCGCCTTTAAGACCAGGTAGTCCAGGCAAACCCTTTGGTCCTGGTTTGCCAATACCTGGAAGCCCAGGCGGCCCTGTGCTGCCTTTCAGTCCAGGAGGACCTCTTATACCTGTAGGCCCTGGCTTCCCATTACCATTCTCACCCTTAAGTCCACGTTCACCTGGTGGGCCAGCAATGCCTTTTATTCCTGGCTCACCACGACTCCCAGGGGGACCTCTGACACCTGGAAGTCCAGGTTTCCCATTCAGAGACAGACCTGCGGGACCAGGAAGTCCAGGCTGCCCAGGAGGACCACGGGGACCTGGCTCACCACGAGGGCCAACCTCGCCATTCAGTCCTGTCATCCCCTTTGGCCCAAGCTTTCCAGGGAGACCTGGAAGTCCTGGTTTACCAATTCCTGGAAAGCCAGGAGGTCCCTGAGGCCCTGGCTGGCCATTGAGACCTGGCTTGCCCATTCCTGGTTTTCCTGGAAGTCCTGGTGGCCCAGGGGGGCCTCTTGGCCCGGGTTTCCCTTGGGGGCCTGGTTCCCCTTTCACTTCCATCATGGGTGGCATATCTAAAAGAAAGGTGATAGTTATTAGTATTGCACTGTATTTGCTGAATTCTGCTAGTACTTAACTATATCATGTCTCTAGTAACTTCCTCATAATCACGTGACATGATTGTACACGTGACATTTGTGCTACTGTGTATACTACACTCATGGAGCTTTTGTCCAACATCTTctgaattgaaaaaaacaaaaacatgcctGAAGTAATTTATGCAGTTAGTCCCCAAACGATCCAACCCCAATTACAAAAGTTCTATTctcaatattaataaaaaacacagcaaatattAAAGCTGTCAAggcatttcaaaataagacaTCAAAATACATCTGGCACTGTTGAGATACATATCCACTgtaaaagacaaacaattaTGACAAGAagtatgtggaaaaaaagaagttatgTCTTTATCTGGTAAACTAATACTGTCATTAAACTGTCACTTCATATGAAAACATGGAAACTGGTCAGTTTTCTTGACATGCTCATAGATGTGAGTGGCTGAATATCATCCAAGCACGGACTGAACAGAAGGCAGAGTGCATTCTGGTCCGGTTACAAATTTGATCTAAAAATAGTATTGTAtatattgacatatttaaacaaggtttaacttttctgttttcctaaCCGACTAGCTTGGAGGTCATATTAGGTTTGATTGTGTAACAAATGGAAACTAGGCCCGAGACATGTTCCATGTtataaattatcattattatggtATCCTGGCACAGTGAAGTGTAACACATCCAGACCACTGGAACAGAAACGTGGGTCAACTGAACAGGAATATAATCTGTTCAAGATTGTTCCACTGCGCACACTATCTGTGTATTACTCTTCAAGGTCGATCAAATGGCCGGTTTATCTGGTATATCTTTTGCTGGACATATGTCAAgtatattttgaaaaatatagtGTTCAAATCAGTCAGGAAACAGACACTATTCTGGCCAGCCTGCCCTGAAATTTCACTGTGAAGTACAATCCAAGCTGGTTTGAACCTTTTGTAGTGCGAATACTGACTCCTAAGAAATCTTTCTCATCAAGAGCCTCTCAACCCAGGGATTGGTTCATGTAATCGTACTAAGCTGCTCACTGCTGTTTGTCACAGAAATTTCTTCAGGGAAGGACTTCAAAATCATTTCCCTTCCGTTGCACTACCAGGGTATCCATAGGCCTTTATCTCCCCCTAGTGACACTTAGTGCAACATGCAGCACTTCTAATCACTAGTCAGCTGGAATATAGATTACATTGAGGCTCATAAAATCCGAAAGCAGAACtacaaatcaaaataataatgctattgttttggttgttgtgCGCatccttattattattcaggCTAACCCACTGCCACTTGTGCTATTATCATCAAATTGGTTTAACATAAGCAGTCAGAAGATGGTaaacaaaccacacagatgACCACATTATCTTAATCTTAAGAGTTTATCTATACCGGGTGTCATCATCAGGATAAAGTACACTGTCCACTGTATTTCCACAGACATCTGGTTCTGAATACTGTAAATGTAAGGATTAtcataatttaataattttgtcACAGGTTCAATGACCATTTGGTAACAGACtgtgattaaaaagaaatgaaccgTAATGAAAAATCTTAAAGGCTGCTACTTCGGTGGTACAATTGTGTCTTTTTACTTGTTGACATACTCTTCAAGATTGAATTACTTAAGTTGTCTTTTCAAACAGatttgaactgaagaagcaaaGACATGTAGTGAATGCTGAGTTTCCAGACAGTTCCTTTCTGTGATCGGTCATTTCAGAGGTGATGCAGTGCAAAAATGTGACCAGCAAGCGGCAGCAAAACCATTGCATCCAATGTGAGCCACTGTCTTTTCAAATCCGACGCATGAACTTCTTCCACACTCAGTGCGATCCCATTAACAGAAAGCACGGCTTTAGATTGGTTGCCCTCATCCAGCTGCTTTACGTTTCTGACAGGTTTCATTTCATCCAACTTGAATGTTTCTGTGCCGAACATAATTTTATGACAGCAGTGCATTTTGCTTTGAAGAAAGAGATCTCTGATAATACAATGCACATCTCATGATCCAGAACAGATTTGATAATGATGGCGGTGACAGCGTACACATTTCACAGACTGATTCCCACCACCTTTTTTTCCCGGTTCCCTTGCCTGGGGCTTTTATTTAATCTATTCTGATTTCCTTCACACTCTCTCCTGAGGAATATGCGATAAATAGTGAGGTAACAGCATCCAGATGGTGAGAGCAGCAATGTGCCATGTGGAGTTCAGCAAACAGTGGGCAATCAGGCCTCCATTAGGCCCCAACTGAGGGCCTGCTGGGTGTAGGTATGCATGTATGCGAGACACAGTGTTAAATCTCACTGAATCACTTTACAGTGACTGCTATCCATGCTTCCAGTAAAGTGTGAGCAGAGCAATTACCCTGCAGACTTGTTGAACAGCGTACGGAGAGCAGAATGAGACACAGGGCAAAAGCAACACGCATGTACGACACCCGCAGGGACTACTCACCAACATAATGCCCCTTGCCCTCTCGAAACGGAGGTCCAATAGGCCCTTTCATCATGGGCTGCATGTACTTCATGTGGGGTATGGGGGCGTAGCCTCCCGCAAGAGCACGCCCCCCGAGCATCAGTAGCACACAGACAGGAGCCAACAGCATGGTCACCGGCATCCCAGGTCTTCAGGTATGACACGCAAAGAACTGcaataaacagagagagaagatggTTTAGAGCCTTTCACACCCACAGCGATAATGAGCTATGAAACCATAGCGGTGTAAGTCTGAAATCTCCCTCTTATGCTTTAGTGCACATTACTTAAGTCCATGTAATATCACACATTCACAGGAATTTACTGTTGAATTAATTCACAAAGAAAAAGGCGAGAtgcaaacagacaaatgtgGTTTATGTTGACTTATTAATACCCCATTGCTTATGTAGGCTCCTGCTGTCGGCTGCTGAACAGGTACAGCATGCGGTTAGCGCTTGGCTGCAGCAGTGTTTGCTCTAGATGGCTCTTAGTAACGGTGACAGGGATTCCTGTTGACTTTAATTTACTCCAGGAAGAAGTGACCACATCGCCCTCTGGCAAATATTTTCACACCCGCGGTCAGGAGCAAGCAAGAAACCGCCAGAGGACAGCCAGCGTGCTTGCGTAGCACATGCAGGGCTTGGCCTTAATCGGGGAAATGATGTGTGAAAATGGCAGACGAGTGTAAGGGGATATTTGGCGATGATGACGGACACAACATGCAGTTTCAGAGTTGGGCTGCTCACTCTCAAATGCTGAACATGCTTCCGTTAAGCTTGAAACAACTGGAGAATGTATTGTATGGAAAACTATATGCTCCAAGGTTTTCGCCTCCTTATTAACCTGCTATCAAGCTTGCAGGACAAGCAAATTAAGTGAGGCAGATAAGACATTCGCTTTATTATCTGGATCATTAGTCTAAAGCAGCATTAAGTGCCACTCTAGCCATTTCTCAAACACTATTAAGCTCTCGGCCTGTGCGTGGTGGCAGCACCTTGCGTCTgatcaaataaaacagttgcATGCAAAAGGTTTATTCCCGAGAAGTTACAAGAACACGAGTTGACATTTTCTAATTTGAAAATTACATCACATTAAACAATGCCGTTAATTGGCAGCAGGATTGGGAGCAATCTGGAAGCTCATAGCCGACTTTAAATCACCAGTACTTAGAAAAAGGTGTGTTCATTGCCACCAGATGTGCTGAGTTTAGGCCTGATTTACAGCTTCGCTCTTGCTGTTGTCTGCGATTGTTCAGTGACCGCATAGCTAGATAGTCGAATTCTTGTTTTAAAGCCATTCACCAAAGCGTTTTTGTGATTAGTCATAACTATGCGTGTCTGTGGTTCATGCTTGTTTATGCTGCTGTATGTTCTCAGAGTCCTCGCAAGGAAGGCTGAAGTTTTTTGAAGCTTCATCTGTGAACGTATGAAAAAAGCTAAGACAAAGATGTtaagagaaacaaacaggagaaagagggaaaaggcTTTGGTAGGACAGCGTTTTGGTGGTTGGCCGACTTTCTGGCTGGCTGGCAGGGAAGCTCGTCTGGTATGGGGGTCTGTGGTTTCGGTGCAGACATAATTTAACAGGCGGTTCTGGATGCCCACCATTCTGCAGGCGTCAAACCCGATCAACAACCAGAGCGGCACACACTCAAGCACAGAAGCTGTGCAAGGAACGGGGGATCAGCCACAGACGGCCGGTTCGCAGACTCCCACAATCTGTttatcaaatgtttttgttgaaaaGCTCTgtagacgaaaaaaaaaaaaaaaagcaaaatctcACGCAATCCCTTCTGGCTGGCCATCACGAGCCACTGCTGGACCCGGGCTCGCACACAGGAACACCCACgtaaccaaacacacacactcgcggTATGCATGCGAACTCGGCACACCTCTGGTAAGTGCTTATGCAGGGTGTCCTGAAAACACTCGTTAACTTTTTGCCCATTTTCTCATAAAATCCGCTGAAAACACACCCTGAGTCTGAAAGGGGAGAAGAGCTAATGATGAATCAAAGCCTCCTTCAGTTATTAAACATGAGCGGTATCCAAAGTTACAGGGAAAAAGCTCCGTCTGGCAGGCTGAGTGacgttttatttaaaacagattgAACTGAAGAAAATCACTGCGCGCATTAAAGTAACAGAACCAAAAATACACAATCACATGAAATGAACGGCAGAAGAGAAAAGTGGCGCTGATGAAGAAATAATGGAGTCTGACCGCGTAAAAGGCAAAACGCTATTAGACATCTGATAGGCATCGCTTCTAGCAGGCGCTCTGTTTTGCTGTAGTTGTGCAcctttttttggttgttttgcttGTTGTGCTCCCGTTGTGGATTTGTAGTTGTATTCTGTATCTTTGAGGTTGCTTTGTGTGTAGTTCTTTTTCATAGTTTTAGCagttgtattgtatgtattgtatgtgtATAGTTGTTTTGGGAGCGTACCTATgtcctatgttccccaggtCCCTAACCCTATACccaaccctaaccttaaccctttttttaaaaaagggtccCATGTTCCCcagtcacatacaaagcggAGAACACAGGGATgattccgttttttttttttttgtttttttttttattgtttttttttttttttttgccctttatgactattttttttgaatatttttaattttgtgtgtcATGCATTCATTACTACACAGGTAAAGATGTTAAAATCCCTTGGGCCGAgatccaaggcaaaacacatttagaagcccagtctgAAACAGCAAAATCGACCAacaggctagcagctagctaccaactagcaaccaagaAGATGAtaaccagctaattagcctagccaacagcagcaggcccACGTAATCTCGTACCCCAGTGTGAGTGGGTAATGCCAGCATTTCAACCACCCTGACAGTAAGTAGTaatgggatatgcgactacatttcaaccaacacttctcccttgtgccaagatccaaggcaaaacacatttaaaagaacagtCCAGCAgaaaccagcaggctagcagtcagctaccaactagcaaccaacaagaagacaccagctaactactCTAGCTAacggcagtaggcagtatgcggcacatcttTGGAGTGTAATTCTTCtgcgtctttttttctttttttgttaattgttgcagttattttgtgtaaagtgtagttcttatgcatcttttttttgtttgtttgtatgtttgttttacatCTGTGTGCTGTAACTTAGCATCCTGCTGTAGTCGTACCAGTTTGTGGTCTTTTGTCACTCTTTGTGGCTGCTTTATGAATCATTATAGTGTTTTATGTTTAGCCTAGTTGTGTTGCATGTTTTAATTgctgttttacatgtttgtgttgtaattttGCATCTCGTCGCAGTTGTTTTGTGCTAATTTGTAGGTGTCTTCTGCATCTTTGCAGTTGTTGTGTCTTGTGGTTCTTTTTTGTCTGCTTTACATCTATGTGCTGTAATTTAGCAGCCTGCTGTAGCTGTTTTGTACCACTTTGTGATCTTTTCTGACTCTTCGTGGATGTTTTCTGaatctttgtggttgttttgtgttcagTTCTTTTGCTGTTTTACATCTACGTGTTGAAGTCTTTCCcgtttctattttttaaatctttgcagtttttgaaAAATGAGGGGAAAAGGGAGGCcttatcttttaattttgacTTCTGTAACTCATAATTGTAACTTAATAAAATAGTTGTGAAATCCAGACGTCAGACATTAAATAtcactataaatacacattttttgaTATAGTTTGTATTATACAAAATGTCCTATTTAGCTTGAGATGCAGTTTTTTCTTGACTTTTATGAATAAACCATCCGATTGAAACTACTTTTGCCAatcctgctgtgtttttaaaaaacagtcactgtgtttgtgtgggagagTGCACACAAGGAGCATAGACAGACATCCCATTTCCTCACTTACAGTAAACCTCTTGAATCTGATGGTAATCTGAAGCTCGCAGTCGTCACCTCTCTCGAACATGTGTTGGATGGCACTTAAACAGAACCCAAATCTGCCAAGGCCTCCGAAGCAGACTCAACAGCTTCCAAACCCGAAATTCAGCAGCATCTCAAGTG
It includes:
- the col8a2 gene encoding collagen alpha-2(VIII) chain; the protein is MPVTMLLAPVCVLLMLGGRALAGGYAPIPHMKYMQPMMKGPIGPPFREGKGHYVDMPPMMEVKGEPGPQGKPGPRGPPGPPGLPGKPGMGKPGLNGQPGPQGPPGFPGIGKPGLPGLPGKLGPKGMTGLNGEVGPRGEPGPRGPPGQPGLPGPAGLSLNGKPGLPGVRGPPGSRGEPGIKGIAGPPGERGLKGENGNGKPGPTGIRGPPGLKGSTGPPGLPGIGKPGPKGLPGLPGLKGDQGLPGDLGEPGQPGAPGSQGLPGPAGLGKPGIDGLPGAPGPLGPKGEPGPKGASGMPGVPGYGKPGLSGPKGEKGYGGAPGLPGDKGEQGPAGLLGEPGLDGLPGAPGVQGPMGLPGKHGMPGQKGELGPQGPPGLPGLRGDQGPSGLSGKPGIPGEKGIPGLNGPIGKPGPKGEAGHIGLPGNPGLTGSQGPKGEPGFMGTPGPRGQSGIPGLQGPMGPMGPQGVPGPKGESGLPGPPGMGKFGEKGAIGPQGPPGKPGPSGLNGNPGPPGPPGPPGPPGNGQTVVAGPTATELEGGEVPRDRKGPAYSQVPLSASVAPAFTAILTTPFPPSGMPIKFDRTLYNGQNAYSSSTGMFTAPLSGVYYFAYHMHVKGTSLWVALYKNNVPATYTYDEYKKGYMDQASGSAVLELKEGDQVWVQMPSDQANGLYSTEYIHSSFSGFLLCPT